A stretch of the Amycolatopsis sp. BJA-103 genome encodes the following:
- a CDS encoding alpha/beta fold hydrolase — MLMTTENGIRLSYNDCGDGPPVLLLTGTGAPSSVWDLHQVPVLRAAGFRVITMDNRGIPPSDEGADGFTVDDLVEDVAALIDYLDAMPCRVIGTSMGSYIAQELALAHPELLDSVLLMAACGKSSLVQKVLAEGEAKLIELGIELPPDFLAATRALHNLGPATLADDDLTGDWLDLFAASGTWGPGVRSQLLLSALPDRLDAYGSIKVPCHVVSFERDLVAPPEAGRELAAAIPGATHRTVPGCGHFGYLENPEAVNRELLRFLRTESRETLGETA; from the coding sequence ATGCTGATGACAACCGAGAACGGGATCCGGTTGTCCTACAACGATTGTGGTGACGGTCCGCCGGTACTGCTGCTGACCGGCACCGGGGCGCCGAGTTCGGTGTGGGACCTGCATCAGGTACCCGTGCTCCGCGCCGCCGGTTTCCGGGTGATCACCATGGACAACCGCGGGATCCCGCCGAGCGACGAAGGCGCCGACGGCTTCACCGTCGATGATCTCGTCGAGGATGTCGCCGCCCTGATCGACTATCTCGACGCCATGCCGTGCCGCGTGATCGGCACGTCGATGGGTTCGTACATCGCGCAAGAACTGGCGCTGGCCCATCCGGAGCTGCTGGACTCGGTCCTGCTGATGGCCGCCTGCGGCAAGAGCAGTCTCGTGCAGAAGGTGCTCGCGGAAGGCGAAGCGAAGCTGATCGAACTGGGCATCGAATTGCCACCAGACTTCCTCGCCGCCACGCGCGCCCTGCACAACCTGGGGCCCGCGACGCTCGCCGACGACGACCTCACCGGAGACTGGCTCGACCTGTTCGCCGCGTCGGGAACCTGGGGGCCGGGTGTCCGGTCGCAACTACTGCTGAGCGCGTTGCCCGATCGCCTCGACGCCTACGGCTCGATCAAGGTGCCCTGCCACGTCGTCTCGTTCGAGCGGGATCTCGTGGCGCCGCCGGAAGCCGGGCGGGAGCTGGCCGCCGCGATCCCCGGGGCGACGCATCGCACGGTTCCCGGCTGCGGGCATTTCGGCTACCTGGAGAACCCGGAAGCGGTGAACCGCGAGCTGCTCCGGTTCCTCCGCACCGAGTCCCGCGAGACACTGGGAGAGACCGCATGA
- a CDS encoding amino acid adenylation domain-containing protein: MTALSAATTPALFEATAAVLPDRPAVAMDTTTLTYAELNGEANRLARRLVAHGVGPERLVALAMPRSIEFVIAILAVHKAGAAYVPVDPDYPEERKRQMLDDTAAHCLLCLPGQDVTGAPVVLSVAREPGQSEPNLDDQDRLSPLRSDHPAYVIYTSGSTGRPKGVLVTHRGIPNLADDYVRRQKLVPESRLLAFASPSFDAAVAEFWPIWQAGGCLVLASAPDLVPGEPLARLVRDQGITHVTLPPSALAPLEEAGGLPAGLTLLVAGEACPAPVAKRWAVDRVMINAYGPTEVTVAVTASEPLTGEDTPPIGRPITGVRTYVLDELLRPVPDGDVGELYTVGPGLARGYLRRPAATAERFLPDPFGGPGERMYRTGDRVRTRSDGQFVFVGRVDDQLKVRGHRIEPGEVESALLAVDGVAQAVVTEHENRLVAYVVGIAGARVPAEDLLPPLRKQLPGYLVPDVVVSLPSLPVSPNGKIDRVALPTPEEEHAGRAAGRAPLTPTEIILAELFAEVLGVSSVGVEDSFFEIGGHSLLATRLVSRIRERLKIRLRVQAFFDAPTVARLAKVLDGALT; the protein is encoded by the coding sequence ATGACCGCCCTTTCGGCAGCCACGACGCCGGCCCTGTTCGAGGCGACCGCAGCCGTCCTGCCGGACAGGCCCGCGGTGGCGATGGACACCACCACACTCACCTACGCCGAGTTGAACGGCGAAGCCAACCGGCTCGCCCGCCGTCTCGTCGCGCACGGGGTCGGCCCGGAGCGGCTGGTCGCGCTGGCGATGCCGAGGTCGATCGAGTTCGTGATCGCGATCCTGGCCGTGCACAAGGCCGGCGCCGCGTACGTGCCCGTCGATCCGGACTATCCGGAGGAACGCAAGCGCCAGATGCTGGACGACACGGCGGCGCACTGCCTGCTGTGCCTGCCGGGTCAGGACGTGACCGGTGCGCCCGTCGTCCTGAGCGTGGCGCGGGAGCCGGGACAGTCCGAGCCGAACCTGGACGATCAGGACAGGCTCAGCCCGCTGCGGTCGGACCACCCCGCGTACGTCATCTACACCTCGGGGTCCACGGGACGGCCGAAGGGCGTGCTGGTCACGCACCGCGGGATCCCGAACCTGGCCGACGACTACGTGCGCCGCCAGAAGCTGGTGCCGGAGAGCAGGTTGCTGGCCTTCGCGTCGCCCAGTTTCGACGCCGCGGTCGCCGAGTTCTGGCCGATCTGGCAGGCCGGTGGCTGTCTGGTGCTGGCTTCCGCGCCGGACCTCGTTCCCGGCGAGCCGCTCGCCCGCCTGGTCCGCGATCAGGGCATCACCCATGTCACGTTGCCGCCGTCCGCGCTGGCGCCGCTGGAGGAGGCGGGCGGCCTGCCCGCCGGGTTGACCCTCCTGGTCGCCGGTGAGGCGTGCCCGGCCCCGGTCGCGAAACGCTGGGCCGTGGACCGCGTGATGATCAACGCCTACGGCCCGACCGAGGTCACCGTCGCGGTGACCGCGAGCGAGCCGCTGACCGGGGAGGACACCCCGCCGATCGGCAGGCCGATCACCGGTGTCCGCACCTACGTGTTGGACGAACTGCTGCGCCCCGTCCCGGACGGGGACGTGGGTGAGCTGTACACGGTGGGCCCCGGTCTCGCCCGCGGTTACCTGCGAAGACCAGCCGCGACCGCGGAGCGGTTCCTGCCGGACCCGTTCGGCGGCCCGGGTGAGCGCATGTATCGCACCGGCGACAGGGTCCGGACGCGTTCGGACGGCCAGTTCGTCTTCGTCGGCCGCGTCGACGACCAGCTGAAGGTCCGTGGCCACCGGATCGAACCCGGCGAGGTCGAGTCCGCCCTGCTCGCGGTGGACGGGGTGGCCCAGGCAGTGGTGACCGAGCACGAGAACAGGCTCGTCGCCTACGTGGTCGGCATCGCCGGCGCGCGTGTCCCGGCCGAAGATCTCTTGCCTCCGCTGCGAAAGCAGCTGCCCGGCTATCTGGTGCCCGACGTGGTCGTCAGCTTGCCGAGCCTGCCGGTCTCGCCGAACGGCAAGATCGACCGCGTCGCCCTGCCCACTCCCGAAGAGGAGCACGCCGGGCGCGCGGCGGGACGGGCACCGCTCACGCCCACGGAGATCATCCTCGCCGAGTTGTTCGCGGAAGTGCTCGGCGTCAGCAGCGTCGGCGTCGAGGACAGTTTCTTCGAGATCGGCGGCCATTCCCTGCTCGCGACCCGGCTGGTGAGCCGGATCCGTGAACGGCTGAAGATCCGGCTGAGGGTGCAGGCCTTCTTCGACGCGCCGACGGTGGCGCGGCTCGCCAAGGTGCTCGACGGCGCACTCACCTGA
- a CDS encoding cytochrome P450 produces MQTTAAVDLGNPDLYTTLDRHARWRELALEDAMVWSEPGSSPTGFWSVFSHRACAAVLGPSAPFTSEYGMMIGFDRDHPDNSGGQMMVVSEQDQHRKLRKLVGPLLSRASARKLAERVRAEVRGVLDEVLDGEVCDVAAAIGPRIPAAVVCEILGVPAADEDMLIDLTNHAFGGEDELFDGMTPRQAHTEILVYFDELITARRASPGEDLVSTLLTDDELTVDDVVLNCDNVLIGGNETTRHAITGAVHAFATVPGLLDQVRDGSADVDTVVDEVLRWTSPAMHVLRVSTAEVTVNGRDLPAGAPVVAWLPAANRDPAVFEDPDTFLPGRKPNRHIAFGHGMHHCLGSALARIELAVVLREVAERVSRVELVKEPAWLRAVVVQGYRELPVRFTGR; encoded by the coding sequence ATGCAGACGACGGCAGCCGTCGATCTCGGCAATCCCGATCTGTACACCACCTTGGACCGCCACGCCCGCTGGCGCGAGCTCGCGCTGGAAGACGCGATGGTGTGGAGCGAGCCGGGCAGTTCGCCCACCGGTTTCTGGTCCGTGTTCTCGCATCGGGCGTGCGCCGCGGTGCTCGGGCCTTCCGCCCCGTTCACCTCCGAATACGGGATGATGATCGGGTTCGACCGCGACCATCCCGACAACTCGGGTGGCCAGATGATGGTCGTCTCCGAACAGGACCAGCACCGCAAGCTGCGCAAGCTGGTCGGGCCGCTGCTCTCGAGGGCGTCAGCGCGGAAACTCGCGGAGCGGGTGCGGGCAGAGGTCCGCGGCGTGCTCGACGAAGTGCTCGACGGCGAAGTGTGCGACGTGGCCGCCGCGATCGGCCCGCGTATTCCCGCCGCGGTCGTCTGCGAAATCCTCGGCGTTCCCGCGGCGGACGAGGACATGCTCATCGACCTCACCAATCACGCGTTCGGTGGTGAGGACGAATTGTTCGACGGGATGACGCCGAGGCAGGCGCATACCGAGATCCTCGTCTATTTCGACGAACTGATCACCGCACGACGGGCGAGCCCTGGCGAAGACCTCGTCAGCACGCTCCTGACCGATGACGAACTCACGGTCGACGACGTGGTGCTCAACTGCGACAACGTGTTGATCGGCGGCAACGAGACCACCCGGCACGCGATCACCGGCGCGGTGCACGCTTTCGCCACGGTGCCGGGACTTCTGGACCAGGTGCGCGACGGGAGCGCGGACGTCGACACCGTCGTGGACGAGGTGCTGCGCTGGACTTCGCCCGCGATGCACGTGCTCCGGGTGTCGACGGCCGAGGTCACCGTCAACGGCCGCGACCTGCCCGCCGGTGCGCCGGTGGTCGCGTGGCTGCCCGCCGCGAACCGGGATCCCGCCGTGTTCGAAGACCCCGACACGTTCTTGCCCGGCCGGAAACCCAATCGGCACATCGCTTTCGGGCACGGCATGCATCACTGCCTGGGGTCCGCGCTCGCGCGGATCGAGCTGGCGGTCGTGCTGCGCGAGGTGGCCGAACGGGTGTCGCGGGTGGAGCTGGTGAAGGAACCCGCCTGGTTGCGCGCGGTCGTCGTGCAGGGATACCGGGAGCTCCCGGTGCGGTTCACCGGGCGGTGA
- the hppD gene encoding 4-hydroxyphenylpyruvate dioxygenase: MQKFEIDYVEMYVPNLEVAASGWMDKYGFAVDGTDRSEDHRSITLRQGPIRLILTEPTSDRHPAATYLQTHGEGVADIALRTPDVAAAFEAAVKAGAEAIREPGERADAVVTATVGGFGDVVHTLIQREEAPDSKEAPRGRGGVDLLAIDHFAVCLNAGDLGPTVAYYERALGFKQIFEEHIVVGAQAMNSTVVQSASGEVTLTLIEPDKTADPGQIDDFIKEHHGSGVQHIAFTSADAVRAVKELSSRGVDFLKTPDTYYDLLGERIELETHSLDDLRETKLLADEDHGGQLFQIFTASTHPRKTIFFEIIERQGAGTFGSSNIKALYEAVELERTGQSKLGPVRR; the protein is encoded by the coding sequence ATGCAGAAGTTCGAGATCGACTACGTGGAAATGTACGTCCCGAATCTCGAGGTGGCCGCGTCCGGCTGGATGGACAAGTACGGTTTCGCCGTCGACGGCACGGACCGCTCGGAGGACCACCGGAGCATCACGCTGCGGCAGGGCCCGATCAGACTGATCCTCACCGAGCCGACGTCGGACCGGCACCCGGCGGCGACGTACTTGCAGACCCACGGTGAGGGCGTGGCCGACATCGCGCTGCGCACTCCGGACGTGGCCGCCGCCTTCGAGGCCGCGGTGAAGGCGGGCGCGGAGGCCATCCGCGAGCCGGGCGAGCGTGCGGACGCGGTCGTCACGGCCACCGTCGGCGGTTTCGGCGACGTCGTGCACACCCTGATCCAGCGCGAAGAGGCCCCCGACTCCAAGGAAGCCCCCCGCGGACGGGGCGGCGTGGACCTGCTCGCGATCGATCACTTCGCGGTCTGCCTGAACGCGGGCGACCTCGGCCCCACGGTGGCGTACTACGAGCGCGCCCTCGGGTTCAAGCAGATCTTCGAAGAGCACATCGTGGTCGGTGCCCAGGCGATGAACTCCACCGTCGTGCAGAGCGCGTCGGGCGAGGTCACCCTCACGCTGATCGAGCCGGACAAGACCGCCGACCCCGGCCAGATCGACGACTTCATCAAGGAGCACCACGGTTCGGGCGTCCAGCACATCGCCTTCACCAGTGCGGACGCCGTCCGCGCGGTCAAGGAGCTTTCCTCGCGGGGGGTGGACTTCCTGAAGACCCCGGACACCTATTACGACCTGCTCGGCGAGCGGATCGAACTGGAGACGCACTCGCTGGACGATCTGCGGGAGACGAAGCTGCTCGCCGACGAGGACCACGGCGGCCAGCTGTTCCAGATCTTCACCGCCTCCACGCATCCGCGGAAGACCATCTTCTTCGAGATCATCGAGCGGCAGGGTGCTGGCACCTTCGGCAGCTCCAACATCAAGGCCCTGTACGAGGCCGTGGAACTGGAACGGACCGGGCAGAGCAAGCTCGGCCCCGTTCGGCGATGA
- a CDS encoding alpha-hydroxy acid oxidase has protein sequence MTHHLCLDDLERAAREVLPGEIWDFLAGGSGTEASLEANRAALERIFVIPRVLREVAESTTEAEVLGRRAALPMAVAPVAYQRLFHPEGELAAARAARDAGVPYTICTLSSVPLEEIAAVGGRPWFQLYWLRDEKRSLELVRRAEDAGCEAIVFTVDVPWMGRRLRDMRNGFALPESVTAANFDAGAAAHSRAGGQSAVAEHTAREFAPATWESVEAVRAQTDLPVVLKGILAVEDATRAVDAGVAGIVVSNHGGRQLDGAVPGLEMLGEIAATVSGGCEVLLDGGIRSGGDILKAAALGASSVLIGRPVMWGLAAAGEQGARQVLDLLAEELRNALGLAGCDSMGAARRLGTRAPGYDPRTARRS, from the coding sequence ATGACCCACCACCTCTGCCTGGACGACCTCGAACGTGCCGCCCGCGAAGTCCTCCCCGGCGAGATCTGGGATTTCCTCGCCGGGGGCAGCGGCACCGAGGCGTCGCTCGAGGCCAACCGCGCCGCGCTCGAGCGGATCTTCGTGATCCCCCGGGTGCTGCGCGAAGTGGCCGAAAGCACCACCGAGGCCGAGGTGCTCGGCCGGCGTGCCGCGCTGCCGATGGCGGTCGCGCCGGTCGCGTACCAGCGGTTGTTCCACCCCGAGGGTGAACTCGCCGCGGCACGCGCGGCGCGGGACGCCGGTGTTCCGTACACCATCTGCACCCTGAGCAGTGTTCCGCTGGAGGAGATCGCGGCCGTCGGTGGGCGGCCGTGGTTCCAGCTGTACTGGCTGCGCGACGAGAAACGATCGCTGGAACTCGTCCGCCGCGCGGAGGACGCCGGCTGCGAGGCGATCGTGTTCACCGTCGACGTGCCGTGGATGGGACGACGGCTGCGGGACATGCGCAACGGCTTCGCGTTGCCGGAATCGGTGACGGCGGCCAACTTCGACGCCGGAGCGGCCGCGCACAGCCGGGCGGGCGGGCAGTCGGCGGTGGCCGAGCACACCGCGCGCGAGTTCGCCCCGGCCACTTGGGAATCCGTGGAGGCGGTCCGTGCGCAGACGGACCTTCCCGTGGTGCTCAAGGGGATTCTCGCGGTCGAGGACGCCACTCGCGCCGTCGACGCGGGGGTCGCCGGGATCGTGGTGTCCAACCACGGAGGCCGTCAGTTGGACGGTGCCGTACCAGGACTCGAAATGCTGGGCGAGATCGCCGCGACGGTCTCCGGGGGCTGCGAAGTGTTGCTGGACGGGGGAATCCGGAGTGGCGGGGACATCCTGAAGGCAGCCGCCCTCGGGGCGTCGTCCGTACTGATCGGACGGCCGGTGATGTGGGGGCTGGCCGCGGCGGGGGAGCAGGGCGCGCGGCAGGTGCTCGACCTGCTCGCCGAAGAACTCCGGAACGCACTGGGCCTGGCGGGCTGCGACTCGATGGGCGCGGCCCGCCGTCTGGGCACCAGGGCCCCCGGCTACGACCCGAGAACGGCGCGACGGTCATGA
- a CDS encoding NDP-hexose 2,3-dehydratase family protein, with amino-acid sequence MLPCLIPRNAVRPRDDRDHADRVALSAATTDGVHMRTEDVRAWIAERREANVFHVERIPFADLDQWWFEGVTGNLVHSSGRFFTIEGLHVVEHDGPHGDGPYREWQQPVIKQPEVGILGILAKEFDGVLHFLMQAKMEPGNPNLVQLSPTVQATRSNYTKAHGGTNVKLIEYFAPPDPERVIVDVLQAEQGSWFFQKSNRNMIVETVDDVPMWDDFCWLTLGQIAELMHEDETINMNARSVLSCLPYHDTASGALFSDVQLLSWFTNERSRHDVRARRIPLTDVCDWKQGVEAIEHEDGRYFKVLAVAVKGSNREKISWTQPLLESVGMGVVAFLVREIDGVPHVLVHARADGGFLDTVELAPTVQCTPHNYAHLPAESRPPFLDFVLDAPRSRIRYEAIHSEEGGRFLNARARYLAIEADEAAETPPGFAWVTPAQLTALTRHGHYVNVEARTLLACLNAATAQPQAQSQGVA; translated from the coding sequence ATGCTGCCTTGCCTCATCCCGCGAAACGCGGTGCGTCCCCGTGACGACCGCGACCACGCGGACCGCGTCGCGCTGTCGGCCGCGACCACCGACGGCGTGCACATGCGGACCGAGGACGTCCGCGCCTGGATCGCCGAACGCCGTGAGGCCAACGTCTTCCACGTCGAACGCATCCCGTTCGCGGATCTGGACCAGTGGTGGTTCGAGGGCGTGACCGGCAATCTCGTGCACAGCAGCGGACGGTTCTTCACCATCGAGGGCCTGCACGTCGTCGAGCACGACGGCCCGCACGGCGACGGCCCCTATCGCGAGTGGCAGCAGCCGGTCATCAAACAGCCGGAAGTGGGTATCCTCGGCATTCTGGCCAAGGAGTTCGACGGTGTCCTGCATTTCCTGATGCAGGCCAAAATGGAGCCGGGGAACCCCAACCTGGTGCAGCTCTCGCCGACCGTGCAGGCCACCCGCAGCAACTACACCAAGGCGCACGGCGGGACGAACGTCAAACTGATCGAATACTTCGCGCCGCCCGACCCAGAGCGGGTCATCGTCGACGTCCTCCAGGCGGAGCAAGGCTCGTGGTTCTTCCAGAAGTCCAATCGCAACATGATCGTCGAGACCGTCGACGACGTGCCGATGTGGGACGACTTCTGCTGGCTCACCCTCGGCCAGATCGCGGAGCTGATGCACGAGGACGAGACGATCAACATGAACGCCAGGAGCGTGTTGTCGTGTCTTCCTTACCACGACACGGCTTCCGGCGCGTTGTTCTCCGACGTCCAGCTCCTTTCGTGGTTCACGAACGAGCGATCGCGCCACGACGTGCGTGCCCGCCGCATCCCGCTCACGGACGTCTGCGACTGGAAGCAGGGCGTGGAAGCGATCGAGCACGAGGACGGCCGCTATTTCAAGGTCCTCGCCGTCGCCGTGAAGGGCAGCAACCGCGAGAAGATCAGCTGGACCCAGCCGTTGCTCGAATCCGTCGGGATGGGTGTCGTCGCGTTCCTGGTGCGCGAGATCGACGGCGTGCCGCACGTCCTGGTGCACGCCCGCGCCGACGGCGGTTTCCTGGACACCGTCGAGCTGGCCCCGACCGTCCAGTGCACGCCCCACAACTACGCGCATCTGCCCGCGGAGAGCAGGCCGCCGTTCCTCGACTTCGTCCTGGACGCCCCGCGGTCGCGGATCCGTTACGAGGCGATACATTCCGAAGAAGGCGGCCGGTTCCTCAACGCGAGGGCCCGCTATCTCGCGATCGAGGCGGACGAAGCGGCCGAGACCCCGCCCGGCTTCGCCTGGGTCACCCCGGCCCAGCTCACCGCGCTCACCCGGCACGGGCACTACGTCAACGTCGAGGCCCGCACGCTTCTCGCCTGCCTCAACGCCGCTACCGCACAGCCTCAAGCCCAGTCTCAAGGAGTCGCCTGA
- a CDS encoding NAD-dependent epimerase/dehydratase family protein, whose product MKLITVLGASGFVGSAVTRALARQPIRLRAVARRRFTPEPGRAETTVVTADLTDRAALADAVAGSDAVVYLLLADGGWRAAETEEAERVNLGVMRDLVDVLGDAGGPPPLVVYGGAASQVGVPPREPLDGSEHDEPATPYDKQKLAAEQVLKKATADGVVRGLSLRLPTVFGETATAGANHDRGVVSAMARRALEGQDLTIWGDGTVRRDLVHVEDIAAAFTAALVNPDSLVGGHWLLGAGRGDQLGEVFRLVAKETAAQTGQNPVEVTCVEPPSHAPATDLRSVTIDSTPFRAITGWRPEISLPEGVRRTVAALTTSVHGKARS is encoded by the coding sequence ATGAAGCTGATCACCGTCCTCGGCGCATCGGGCTTCGTGGGCTCGGCCGTCACTCGCGCGCTGGCGCGGCAGCCGATCCGGCTGCGCGCGGTGGCGCGCAGGCGGTTCACCCCCGAACCCGGTCGAGCCGAAACGACCGTCGTCACCGCTGATCTCACCGACCGTGCCGCGCTCGCCGACGCGGTCGCGGGATCGGACGCGGTGGTGTACCTGCTCCTGGCGGACGGTGGCTGGCGGGCGGCCGAGACCGAAGAAGCCGAACGCGTGAACCTCGGCGTGATGCGGGACCTCGTCGACGTCCTCGGCGACGCGGGCGGACCGCCCCCGCTGGTGGTGTACGGCGGTGCCGCTTCGCAGGTCGGCGTGCCCCCTCGGGAGCCGCTCGACGGGAGTGAGCACGACGAGCCGGCGACCCCGTACGACAAGCAGAAGCTCGCGGCGGAACAGGTCCTCAAGAAGGCGACGGCCGACGGCGTGGTGCGCGGGTTGAGCCTGCGCCTGCCCACGGTGTTCGGCGAGACCGCGACAGCGGGGGCGAACCACGACCGCGGGGTCGTGTCCGCCATGGCCCGGCGAGCGCTCGAAGGCCAGGACCTCACCATCTGGGGTGACGGCACCGTGCGCCGCGACCTGGTCCACGTCGAGGACATCGCGGCGGCCTTCACCGCGGCACTGGTGAATCCGGATTCCCTCGTGGGCGGCCACTGGCTGCTCGGCGCGGGCCGGGGAGACCAGCTGGGCGAGGTCTTCCGGCTCGTGGCGAAGGAAACGGCCGCGCAGACCGGGCAGAACCCGGTGGAGGTGACGTGCGTGGAACCCCCGTCGCACGCGCCCGCGACGGATCTTCGCAGCGTCACCATCGATTCCACCCCGTTCCGGGCGATCACCGGCTGGCGCCCGGAGATCTCACTGCCCGAAGGAGTGCGTCGCACCGTCGCCGCATTGACGACATCAGTTCACGGAAAGGCTCGCTCATGA
- a CDS encoding DegT/DnrJ/EryC1/StrS family aminotransferase → MTTRVWDYLAEYETERLDLLDAVETVFNSGQLVLGASLRGFESEFAAYHGVDHCAGLDNGTNAIKIGLQALGIRPGDEVITVSNTAAPTVVAIDGTGATPVFVDVREDDFLMDTGQVEAAITERTKCLLPVHLYGQCVDMAPLKELAAKHGLSILEDCAQAHGARQHGKIAGSTGDAAAFSFYPTKVLGAYGDGGATITSDEAVAHKLRRLRYYGMDETYYTLETPAHNSRLDEVQAEILRRKLRRLDEYTAARRAVAQRYVEGLGDTDLKLPQTVPGNEHVYYVYVVRHPRRDDILERLKAYDIHLNISYPWPVHTMTGFAHLGYEKGSLPVTEKLAGEIFSLPMYPALSADLQDKVIHAVREVLSTL, encoded by the coding sequence ATGACCACGCGTGTTTGGGACTACCTGGCCGAATACGAGACCGAGCGGCTCGACCTGCTGGACGCGGTCGAGACGGTCTTCAACTCGGGGCAGCTCGTGCTCGGCGCGAGCCTGCGCGGGTTCGAGTCGGAATTCGCCGCGTACCACGGGGTCGACCACTGCGCCGGTCTCGACAACGGGACGAACGCGATCAAGATCGGCCTGCAGGCGCTGGGCATCCGGCCGGGCGACGAGGTGATCACGGTGTCGAACACCGCCGCCCCGACCGTGGTCGCCATCGACGGCACGGGCGCCACCCCGGTTTTCGTCGACGTCCGCGAGGACGACTTCCTGATGGACACCGGCCAGGTCGAAGCCGCGATCACCGAGCGCACCAAATGCCTGCTCCCCGTGCACCTGTACGGGCAGTGCGTGGACATGGCGCCGCTGAAGGAACTCGCCGCGAAGCACGGACTGTCCATTCTGGAGGACTGCGCCCAGGCACACGGGGCCCGGCAGCACGGCAAGATCGCGGGCTCGACCGGTGACGCGGCCGCCTTCTCCTTCTATCCCACCAAGGTGCTCGGCGCGTACGGCGACGGCGGCGCGACCATCACGTCCGACGAAGCCGTGGCGCACAAGCTGCGCCGGCTGCGGTACTACGGCATGGACGAGACGTACTACACCCTGGAGACGCCTGCCCACAACAGCCGTCTGGACGAGGTGCAGGCCGAGATCCTGCGGCGCAAGCTCAGGCGCCTCGACGAGTACACGGCCGCCCGCCGGGCCGTCGCCCAGCGTTATGTCGAGGGCCTCGGTGACACCGACTTGAAGCTGCCTCAGACCGTCCCCGGCAACGAGCACGTGTACTACGTGTACGTGGTGCGGCACCCGCGTCGTGACGACATCCTCGAACGCCTCAAGGCGTACGACATCCACTTGAACATCAGCTACCCGTGGCCGGTGCACACCATGACCGGATTCGCCCACCTCGGCTACGAGAAGGGTTCGCTCCCGGTCACCGAGAAACTGGCGGGCGAGATCTTCTCGCTGCCGATGTACCCCGCGCTTTCCGCCGACCTGCAGGACAAGGTCATCCACGCGGTCCGCGAAGTGCTGTCCACCCTCTGA
- a CDS encoding dTDP-4-dehydrorhamnose 3,5-epimerase family protein translates to MQARKLAVEGAIEFTPRVFPDDRGRFLSPFQEEAFTEAHGSPLFRVAQTNHSVSKRGVVRGVHYTVTPPGVAKYVYCARGKALDIVIDIRVGSPTFGKVDAVLMDQEHHRTMYFPVGVGHAFVALEDDTVMSYMLSGSYVAEQELALSALDPALNLPIDDGIDPIVSDRDRVALTLAEAEQQGLLPDYATSVELERQLSGVPLSA, encoded by the coding sequence GTGCAAGCACGCAAACTCGCCGTCGAAGGCGCGATCGAGTTCACCCCGCGCGTCTTCCCCGACGACCGGGGCCGGTTCCTCTCGCCGTTCCAGGAAGAGGCCTTCACCGAGGCCCACGGCAGCCCGCTTTTCCGGGTGGCGCAGACGAATCACAGCGTGTCCAAACGCGGCGTGGTGCGGGGCGTCCACTACACCGTGACACCCCCGGGCGTCGCGAAGTACGTCTACTGCGCACGCGGCAAGGCCCTGGACATCGTCATCGACATCCGGGTCGGCTCGCCCACCTTCGGCAAGGTCGACGCGGTCCTGATGGACCAGGAACACCACCGCACGATGTACTTCCCCGTCGGGGTCGGCCACGCGTTCGTGGCGCTCGAGGACGACACCGTCATGTCGTACATGCTCTCCGGAAGCTATGTGGCGGAACAGGAACTCGCGCTCTCGGCGCTGGATCCGGCGCTGAACCTGCCCATCGACGACGGCATCGACCCGATCGTGTCCGATCGGGACCGGGTCGCCCTCACCCTCGCCGAGGCGGAACAGCAAGGGCTGCTTCCGGACTAC